One part of the Oncorhynchus clarkii lewisi isolate Uvic-CL-2024 chromosome 7, UVic_Ocla_1.0, whole genome shotgun sequence genome encodes these proteins:
- the LOC139414149 gene encoding zinc finger protein 835-like translates to MLETSGLRQRISSVMDILTSAAVTEICKLVEDCCGALSVEVSQSKEQIKMLEKQLSLTESRYMSVSGEGGQTPVSSGSPINNSPSGNYPTANADDADDTHDDKDFQQFIVSEVEFLPEQQHCKQELSPILGQDDWNPIQIKEEQEEFRIIQEEEDSVFTPAWVKGDYDQYSTQSSQTQSEEYEDRMASTEQIKTEPKEDNSSEPTSDSHPQCKLKKTWTEIGQSSRGRKTMDLRSPVQMSHTEEKPFCCSDCGERFTQMGKLDAHRKAHKGKKPHRCNECGKCFTQIGYLNYHRKTHTGEKPHRCHDCGKCFYRVGDLTLHMRIHTGEKPLCCQVCGKCFARPSNLRSHIRIHTEKCYSCHYCGKYFRRKDSLTVHMRIHTREVI, encoded by the exons ATGTTGGAGACGAGTGGTTTGCGTCAACGGATAAGCTCCGTCATGGACATTCTAACCTCCGCTGCGGTGACAGAGATTTGCAAATTAGTAGAGGATTGCTGTGGAGCATTAAGTGTAGAAGTCTCTCAAAGCAAAGAGCAAATCAAAATGCTAGAGAAGCAACTCAGCCTGACCGAGTCGAGGTACATGTCGGTGAGTGGCGAAGGAGGTCAGACGCCTGTCAGCAGCGGCTCACCAATAAACAACAGTCCTTCGGGCAATTACCCCACGGCCAATGCCGATGACGCGGACGACACTCACGATGACAAAG ATTTCCAGCAGTTCATTGTCTCTGAAGTGGAGTTTCTCCCTGAGCAGCAGCATTGTAAGCAGGAGTTGAGCCCCATCCTGGGGCAAGATGACTGGAACCCCATacagattaaagaggaacaggaggaatTCAGGATCATCCAGGAGGAGGAAGACTCTGTATTCACTCCTGCCTGGGTGAAAGGTGACTATGATCAGTACTCAACTCAGTCCTCACAAACCCAAAGTGAAGAATATGAAGACAGAATGGCCTCAACTGAACAGATCAAAACAGAACCTAAGGAAGATAATTCCTCAGAGCCAACAAGTGACTCTCATCCCCAGTGCAAATTGAAGAAGACATGGACAGAAATAGGACAAAGCTCGAGGGGTAGAAAAACCATGGATCTAAGGTCGCCAGTGCAAATGAGTCACACAGAGGAGAAACCATTTTGCTGTAGTGATTGTGGTGAACGTTTCACTCAGATGGGAAAACTGGATGCTCATAGGAAGGCCCACAAAGGAAAGAAACCGCATCGCTGTAATGAATGTGGCAAATGTTTTACTCAAATTGGGTATCTAAACTATCACAGAAAgactcacacaggggagaaacctcaTCGCTGTCATGATTGTGGCAAATGTTTCTATCGAGTTGGTGATCTGACACTTCATATGAGGATTCACACAGGGGAAAAACCACTTTGCTGCCAGGTCTGTGGCAAATGTTTTGCTCGTCCTAGTAATCTGAGGTCTCACATTAGGATTCACACAGAGAAATGTTATTCCTGTCATTATTGTGGCAAATATTTTCGACGTAAAGATAGTCTGACCGTGCACATGAGGATTCACACAAGGGAAGTCATATAA